A region from the Arachis ipaensis cultivar K30076 chromosome B01, Araip1.1, whole genome shotgun sequence genome encodes:
- the LOC107608406 gene encoding uncharacterized protein LOC107608406, translating into MEEELQQFEKNQVWSLVPEPIRKKVTGTKWIFRNKLGEDRSVARNKARLVAQGYDQQKGIDFDESFAPVARMKAIRLLLCVIKMKKKIATQRGTDTQRLPRIPEGSRAQSYSQDPTFTPSPIHLLSPP; encoded by the exons ATGGAGGAAGAGTTGCAACAGTTTGAGAAGAATCAAGTATGGTCTCTTGTACCCGAACCAATTAGGAAGAAGGTGACAGGAACTAAGTGGATTTTTAGAAACAAATTGGGTGAAGACAGAAGCGTTGCTAGGAACAAAGCAAGAttggtggcacaaggatatgatcaACAAAAAGggatagactttgatgaatcctttgctccTGTGGCTCGAATGAAAGCTATAAGGCTTCTTCTA TGTGTCATTaagatgaaaaagaaaattgCCACTCAAAGAGGCACGGATACTCAGCGACTTCCCAGAATCCCTGAGGGTTCTCGAGCACAATCTTACTCTCAAGATCCAACCTTTACTCCTTCACCCATACATTTGCTTTCTCCTCCTTGA